In Fibrobacter succinogenes, a single genomic region encodes these proteins:
- a CDS encoding class I SAM-dependent rRNA methyltransferase produces the protein MAFDLKNKLAIALEKRSSLFSVTDALRIVNGSADGFPGLTIDKFGDRYQMQFFGPELLTSKTEIVNAVGELFNPVCVVTKERLSSAGRSLENAPMDVVVGSREDAVGVVREGKAQFHVDLMDTINPGLFLDMRHVRLEVEERFRAMSGACSSHPETAQSSNPAAFDGPRFLNLFSYTCSFSVHARLGGAAVATNADISGKILDKGRENYALNGLDLRPGEFFRGNAIEYVHWAKKKGLRFDGIVLDPPSFARFKGFNFNVREHLMPLVAECAELLNPNGFFMVSSNYSEFNLNAFARDVLAAVSSVHPKAKTSWKKSQDVDFVGSGSTKDSCLVATLVEV, from the coding sequence ATGGCTTTTGATTTAAAAAACAAGTTAGCGATTGCGCTTGAAAAGCGCTCTTCTCTGTTTTCTGTCACGGATGCTTTGCGCATTGTGAATGGCTCTGCTGATGGTTTCCCGGGACTCACGATTGATAAGTTTGGCGACCGTTACCAGATGCAGTTCTTTGGGCCGGAACTTTTGACAAGCAAGACTGAAATTGTCAATGCTGTTGGCGAACTCTTCAATCCTGTTTGCGTTGTGACAAAGGAACGCCTTTCTAGTGCGGGGCGTTCGCTTGAAAATGCTCCCATGGATGTGGTGGTGGGTTCGCGTGAAGATGCTGTTGGCGTTGTGCGCGAGGGGAAGGCTCAGTTCCATGTGGATTTGATGGATACGATTAATCCGGGTCTTTTCTTGGATATGCGTCATGTGCGATTGGAAGTTGAAGAACGCTTCCGCGCGATGTCCGGCGCATGCTCTTCGCATCCCGAAACTGCGCAATCCTCGAATCCCGCTGCATTCGATGGTCCGCGATTCCTCAACCTTTTTAGTTATACTTGCAGTTTCTCGGTGCATGCGCGTTTGGGCGGTGCTGCGGTAGCTACGAATGCCGATATCAGCGGTAAGATTCTCGATAAGGGCCGTGAAAATTATGCGTTAAATGGGCTCGATTTGCGTCCAGGAGAATTCTTTCGCGGTAATGCGATTGAGTATGTGCACTGGGCAAAAAAGAAGGGGCTCCGTTTTGACGGCATCGTGCTTGACCCGCCTAGCTTTGCGCGATTCAAGGGTTTTAATTTTAACGTGCGCGAACACTTGATGCCGCTTGTTGCAGAATGTGCTGAACTTCTGAATCCGAATGGATTCTTCATGGTGAGTTCCAACTACAGTGAATTTAATTTGAACGCATTTGCACGTGACGTTCTCGCGGCCGTTTCCTCCGTTCATCCCAAAGCAAAAACGTCTTGGAAAAAATCCCAAGACGTAGACTTTGTCGGTAGCGGCTCAACGAAAGATTCCTGCTTAGTCGCAACACTCGTTGAGGTGTGA
- the nrdR gene encoding transcriptional regulator NrdR codes for MICPFCKNDNDKVVDSRVSGSSIRRRRECCACGRRFTTREYVEVQQLTVIKRSGEREPFQREKLLRGIMNSCKKRPVSIDDIEQLVTRVENALQTSENSEVSYDQIGNLVMQELKKLDAVAYVRFASIYREFKEVGEFVDQIKTLDK; via the coding sequence ATGATTTGCCCTTTTTGCAAGAATGATAACGATAAGGTTGTCGATAGCCGCGTGAGTGGTTCGTCGATTCGCCGCCGTCGTGAATGTTGTGCTTGCGGTCGACGTTTTACGACTCGTGAATACGTTGAAGTCCAGCAGTTGACCGTTATTAAACGCAGTGGTGAACGCGAACCGTTCCAGCGTGAAAAGCTTTTGCGCGGTATAATGAACTCTTGCAAAAAAAGACCGGTGTCCATCGACGATATTGAACAGCTTGTGACGCGTGTCGAAAATGCTTTGCAGACATCCGAAAATTCCGAAGTCAGTTATGATCAAATCGGCAACCTCGTGATGCAGGAACTCAAGAAACTCGACGCAGTAGCATACGTCCGCTTTGCTTCCATCTACCGTGAATTTAAGGAAGTGGGCGAGTTCGTTGACCAAATCAAGACTTTGGATAAATAG
- a CDS encoding transketolase, whose amino-acid sequence MQDSLVTKAADNVRILSAAMVQKAKSGHPGGAMGAADAITLLFAEFLRYDPDNANWMARDRFFMDPGHMSPLLYSELVLTNRLTLEDVKNFRQLGSRTPGHPEVDVSLGIENSSGPLGIGHGIALGGAIAERFMVERFGSIVEHKTVCLVSDGGLEEEIAYGVGRIAGHLKLSNLIFFYDANQVQLSCKTEDVMDHDFVGQYESWGFRVIECDGSNIAELRKAFKAAWTETEKPVLVYGHTTMAKGAIAEDGKSYEGAVSTHGQPLNAAGASTSATVKNLGGNPDDPFQVFDDVKAGFEARANELRKEVAEWKKAKAAWDKANAEKSATLNEWLSGKGLKIDLSKLNIKEGVATRVTSGTVLGYLAENYHNIICSSADLSNSDNTQAFLDKTGIFRANDFKGAFVQVGVAELTMGAIANGIALHGGLYPICATFFVFSDFMKPAIRMAALMGLPVKYVFTHDSFRVGEDGPTHQPIEHETQIRLLESLTKASGKAEMLVLRPADAYETLAAWEMAFENNDSPTALILTRQVVNTLPGDNRYEAAKACRKGAYIVSDNTAAGKKPELTLVANGSDVLLEHQAAELLRAEGKAVRVVSMISPALFLKQDKAYRDSIIAPWTPVFAKSSGLPLLFAQVVGGFGKVSGLERFGASAPAGVLEKEFGYVPEAVAAAAKEYLAEFAKNVEDFKKANA is encoded by the coding sequence GTGCAAGATTCATTAGTTACAAAAGCAGCTGACAACGTCCGTATCCTTTCTGCCGCGATGGTGCAGAAGGCCAAGTCCGGACATCCGGGTGGAGCCATGGGCGCCGCCGATGCTATTACGCTTTTGTTTGCAGAATTCTTGCGCTACGATCCGGACAACGCTAACTGGATGGCTCGCGACCGCTTCTTCATGGACCCGGGCCACATGAGCCCGCTCCTCTATTCCGAACTCGTCCTCACGAACCGCCTTACCCTCGAAGACGTGAAGAATTTCCGCCAGCTTGGCAGCCGCACTCCGGGCCACCCTGAAGTCGATGTCTCCCTTGGTATTGAAAACTCTTCGGGCCCGCTCGGCATCGGTCACGGCATTGCTCTCGGTGGTGCTATCGCTGAACGCTTCATGGTCGAACGCTTCGGTTCCATCGTCGAACACAAGACGGTCTGCCTCGTTTCTGACGGTGGCCTCGAAGAAGAAATCGCATACGGCGTGGGCCGCATTGCTGGTCACCTCAAGCTTTCGAATCTCATTTTCTTCTACGACGCAAACCAGGTCCAGCTCAGCTGCAAGACTGAAGACGTGATGGACCACGACTTCGTTGGTCAGTACGAATCCTGGGGCTTCCGCGTGATTGAATGCGACGGTTCCAACATTGCAGAACTCCGCAAGGCTTTCAAGGCCGCTTGGACAGAAACTGAAAAGCCGGTGCTCGTCTACGGTCACACTACGATGGCTAAGGGCGCTATCGCCGAAGACGGCAAGAGCTACGAAGGCGCTGTTTCTACGCACGGTCAGCCGCTTAATGCTGCCGGTGCTTCTACTTCTGCAACGGTCAAGAATCTCGGTGGCAATCCGGACGATCCGTTCCAGGTCTTTGATGACGTGAAGGCTGGCTTTGAAGCCCGCGCTAACGAACTCCGCAAGGAAGTTGCCGAATGGAAGAAGGCCAAGGCTGCTTGGGACAAGGCTAACGCCGAAAAGTCCGCAACCCTCAATGAATGGCTCTCGGGCAAGGGTCTCAAGATCGACCTCTCCAAGCTCAACATCAAGGAAGGCGTTGCCACTCGCGTCACTAGCGGTACGGTTCTTGGCTACCTCGCCGAAAATTATCACAACATCATCTGCAGCTCTGCAGACCTTTCGAACTCCGACAACACGCAGGCATTCCTCGACAAGACGGGCATCTTCCGCGCTAACGACTTCAAGGGCGCATTTGTCCAGGTCGGCGTTGCAGAACTCACGATGGGTGCCATTGCTAACGGTATCGCTCTCCACGGCGGTCTCTATCCGATTTGCGCAACGTTCTTCGTGTTCAGTGACTTTATGAAGCCGGCAATCCGCATGGCTGCTCTCATGGGCCTCCCGGTCAAGTACGTGTTTACGCACGACAGCTTCCGCGTGGGCGAAGACGGCCCGACGCACCAGCCGATCGAACACGAAACGCAGATCCGCTTGCTCGAAAGCCTCACGAAGGCTAGCGGCAAGGCTGAAATGCTCGTTCTCCGTCCGGCCGATGCTTACGAAACGCTCGCAGCATGGGAAATGGCTTTTGAAAACAACGACAGCCCGACGGCTCTCATCCTTACTCGCCAGGTCGTGAATACGCTCCCGGGTGACAACCGCTACGAAGCCGCCAAGGCTTGCCGCAAGGGCGCTTACATCGTCAGCGACAACACTGCCGCAGGCAAGAAGCCGGAACTTACTTTGGTTGCAAACGGAAGTGACGTTCTCCTCGAACATCAGGCTGCCGAACTCCTCCGCGCCGAAGGCAAGGCCGTTCGCGTGGTCTCCATGATTAGCCCGGCTCTTTTCCTCAAGCAGGACAAGGCCTACCGCGACAGCATCATTGCTCCGTGGACTCCGGTGTTTGCAAAGTCCAGCGGTCTTCCGCTCCTGTTCGCCCAGGTCGTGGGTGGCTTCGGCAAGGTCTCCGGTCTCGAACGCTTCGGAGCTTCTGCTCCGGCTGGCGTTCTCGAAAAGGAATTCGGCTACGTTCCGGAAGCTGTTGCTGCAGCAGCCAAGGAATACCTCGCTGAATTTGCAAAGAACGTCGAAGACTTTAAGAAGGCTAACGCTTAA
- a CDS encoding NPCBM/NEW2 domain-containing protein translates to MNYKDAILKLFKNLAHPAGIIGTIVALIIPILIYLLGSPKGSHKDIIRQLDLNLPFGLFWLQLILGIVLFCVLNKDFREWIKGILPEKSISIMALVFAVAVSIFAGTQIEARHRVQSDESVFMSVAQNMYYNHISGTCNQGDFDQNQLNCHANSNSFKTKGLSFLYYLGMPLFGNNLRWIFTAEFVMLPLSFLLMFLAIVAWTRQPLLAFLASLLMALQPTVLFQFRAMSVEPLYIFLSALSLLVFKWAYDRNTIRHWTLLALILAFFAQTRQETIFCIFAFILFALPKLLDKKDAKAPTFFVVFSIFSVPVLLTISYFQGFGFQGGEFEAHGHFFEDLAKNWDVMTMKIGDNGELRNPFLSYFNYLFVIGAIYLVFRAINDARKSDFTYLKILSFLLLYHVQTYVILENVSGDFSIEINQRYSLVMLPTMAFVAALPITHMIQYFATPMNSKEQNAKGAFAGILIAAIIFTGWTFHYKQDFNKNIMYNRNHLTIEEYEILGWLKEQPKADRFFIYGRPWHFIGYGISSIHYDEARKMSNAKMKKLIDKYKGEVYYIRGLDCWDSHTYHKKAVEHRIATTCDVFEREMDMTGVKNILITNNYWVQIAKFNGRKNYSPENIISTSEIEIIPDDSTKSKAAALRINYKLNEKGTAVANWTLTITLNDQPLTIKKYQFGEYSKDINIEGLQPGFNQIRFIVQDLATKSKLADISKFHFEKANGVVALTEIPIVSHQQEWGQMHKNESIEGNKLTVNGQLYANGIGTHASSTTVFDIDKKYSRFRLSAGLDDESLCSEGVAVEVLGDGKSLVKTPFFKNGVLHKVEADVAGVQKLTIKSMPQKSINCSHVDIINPVLIP, encoded by the coding sequence ATGAACTACAAAGACGCTATCTTGAAACTGTTCAAGAACTTAGCACACCCCGCCGGTATTATCGGAACAATTGTCGCACTCATCATCCCCATCCTTATTTATCTTTTAGGTTCCCCCAAGGGAAGCCATAAAGATATTATTCGGCAACTCGATTTAAATCTTCCATTCGGTCTTTTTTGGCTACAACTCATCCTGGGCATCGTTCTTTTCTGCGTTTTAAACAAGGATTTTAGAGAATGGATCAAGGGAATCCTCCCCGAAAAATCCATCAGCATCATGGCGCTAGTGTTTGCCGTAGCCGTATCCATTTTCGCAGGCACACAGATTGAAGCACGCCACCGTGTGCAAAGTGACGAAAGCGTATTCATGTCCGTAGCACAGAACATGTACTACAATCACATATCAGGAACGTGCAACCAAGGCGATTTTGATCAAAACCAACTCAATTGCCACGCCAACTCCAACAGCTTCAAAACCAAGGGACTTTCGTTCCTTTACTATCTCGGCATGCCGCTGTTCGGGAACAATCTTCGCTGGATTTTTACAGCAGAATTCGTGATGCTACCGCTTTCGTTCTTGCTCATGTTCCTTGCGATTGTCGCATGGACCAGGCAACCGCTCCTCGCCTTCTTGGCATCGCTCCTCATGGCACTCCAACCGACAGTGCTGTTCCAGTTCCGCGCCATGTCCGTCGAGCCACTCTACATATTCCTCTCTGCACTTTCGCTCCTCGTTTTCAAGTGGGCTTATGATAGAAACACCATAAGGCATTGGACGCTCCTTGCCCTCATCCTCGCCTTCTTTGCGCAAACCCGCCAAGAAACAATCTTCTGCATTTTCGCATTCATCCTCTTTGCACTCCCGAAACTTCTCGACAAGAAAGACGCCAAGGCCCCCACATTCTTCGTCGTATTCTCGATTTTCTCCGTCCCTGTGCTCCTCACCATCAGCTATTTCCAAGGCTTTGGTTTCCAGGGCGGTGAATTCGAAGCCCATGGTCACTTCTTCGAAGACCTCGCCAAGAACTGGGACGTGATGACCATGAAGATTGGAGACAACGGAGAACTCCGCAATCCGTTCCTCAGCTACTTCAACTACCTCTTTGTAATCGGAGCCATCTACCTCGTCTTCCGCGCCATCAACGATGCCCGAAAGAGCGACTTCACCTACCTCAAGATTCTCAGTTTCTTACTCCTGTACCACGTTCAGACGTACGTCATTCTCGAGAACGTTTCCGGCGATTTCAGCATTGAAATCAACCAACGCTATAGCCTTGTGATGCTCCCGACGATGGCATTTGTGGCCGCACTCCCCATCACGCACATGATCCAGTATTTTGCAACTCCGATGAACAGCAAGGAACAAAATGCCAAAGGCGCCTTCGCTGGCATACTCATCGCAGCCATCATCTTTACCGGTTGGACATTCCATTACAAGCAAGACTTCAACAAAAACATCATGTACAACCGCAACCACTTGACCATCGAAGAATACGAGATTCTCGGGTGGCTCAAGGAACAGCCCAAGGCTGACCGATTCTTTATTTACGGACGTCCGTGGCATTTTATAGGTTACGGAATTTCTTCTATCCATTATGACGAAGCTCGAAAAATGAGCAACGCCAAAATGAAGAAACTCATCGATAAATATAAAGGCGAAGTCTATTACATCCGCGGACTGGACTGCTGGGACAGCCACACTTACCACAAGAAAGCAGTGGAACACCGTATCGCCACGACCTGCGACGTTTTCGAGCGCGAAATGGATATGACCGGAGTTAAGAACATCTTGATTACGAACAACTACTGGGTTCAAATCGCAAAGTTCAACGGTCGCAAGAATTACTCCCCAGAAAATATTATTTCGACCAGCGAAATTGAAATCATCCCGGATGATTCCACTAAGAGCAAAGCCGCTGCATTAAGAATAAACTACAAACTCAATGAAAAAGGAACTGCCGTAGCTAACTGGACCTTAACAATAACCTTGAATGACCAACCTCTTACCATAAAAAAATACCAATTTGGCGAATACAGCAAGGATATTAATATCGAAGGATTACAGCCTGGCTTTAACCAGATCCGCTTTATCGTACAAGATTTAGCGACAAAAAGCAAGCTTGCCGACATTTCAAAATTTCACTTTGAAAAAGCAAACGGAGTCGTCGCTCTTACGGAAATTCCTATAGTCTCACACCAACAAGAATGGGGCCAAATGCACAAAAACGAAAGCATTGAAGGCAACAAGTTAACCGTAAACGGACAACTTTACGCGAACGGAATTGGTACGCACGCCTCATCTACAACTGTTTTTGACATCGACAAAAAATATTCGAGATTCAGGCTTTCCGCAGGCCTTGATGACGAATCCCTTTGCAGCGAAGGCGTTGCTGTCGAAGTTCTCGGTGACGGAAAATCTCTCGTAAAAACCCCGTTCTTCAAGAATGGCGTATTGCACAAAGTCGAAGCCGACGTTGCCGGAGTCCAAAAGCTGACCATAAAATCCATGCCGCAAAAAAGCATCAACTGTAGCCATGTGGATATCATCAATCCGGTATTGATTCCGTAG
- a CDS encoding glycosyltransferase family 2 protein, protein MLLSVIIPVFNEEEIVAETYRVLEEELKDIEHELIFVNDGSKDRTREIVEGLLPGNPNNKIINFSRNFGHQAAFSAGLDHCIGDAVVIIDGDLQDPPSLIHEMLEKWREGYQVVYAQRNKRKGETLFKRFTAFCFYRIIGKLTSIDIPPDTGDFRLMDRCVVDQLKNLPERSRFLRGLVCWVGFKKIGVKYDRAERTAGTSKYPLKKMLRLAFDGITGFSSAPLKISFYMGWIATIVGFALLVWSILEKFLSPATTVPGWASLMTAIIFFAGVQLLTIGILGEYIGRIYDEVKQRPLYIEDKK, encoded by the coding sequence ATGCTTTTATCCGTAATTATTCCTGTTTTTAATGAAGAAGAAATCGTTGCCGAAACCTACCGTGTCTTGGAGGAAGAGCTCAAGGATATCGAACACGAACTCATTTTTGTCAACGACGGTTCCAAGGACCGCACCCGCGAAATCGTGGAAGGTCTTCTCCCCGGAAATCCGAACAACAAGATTATCAATTTCAGCCGCAACTTCGGTCACCAGGCCGCATTCAGCGCGGGTCTCGACCATTGCATTGGCGATGCGGTAGTGATTATCGACGGCGACTTGCAAGACCCGCCTAGCCTTATTCACGAGATGCTCGAAAAGTGGCGTGAAGGCTATCAAGTTGTTTACGCACAGCGCAACAAGCGCAAAGGCGAAACCCTTTTCAAGCGCTTTACTGCATTCTGCTTCTACCGTATAATTGGCAAGCTCACAAGCATTGACATTCCGCCTGACACAGGTGACTTTAGACTCATGGACCGCTGCGTGGTCGACCAGCTCAAGAACCTCCCCGAACGCAGCCGCTTCTTGCGCGGCCTCGTGTGCTGGGTCGGCTTCAAGAAAATCGGCGTCAAGTACGACCGCGCCGAACGCACGGCAGGCACTTCGAAGTATCCGCTCAAAAAAATGCTCCGCCTTGCCTTCGACGGCATTACAGGGTTCAGCTCTGCGCCGCTCAAGATCAGTTTCTACATGGGATGGATCGCAACGATTGTCGGATTCGCCTTGCTCGTCTGGTCGATTCTCGAAAAGTTCCTCTCCCCAGCAACAACGGTTCCCGGTTGGGCATCGCTCATGACGGCAATTATATTCTTTGCCGGCGTGCAGCTTTTGACCATCGGCATTCTCGGCGAGTACATCGGCCGCATCTACGACGAAGTCAAGCAGCGCCCGCTGTACATCGAAGACAAAAAATAA
- the gmk gene encoding guanylate kinase: MKNKLFVMSAASGAGKTTLKDLVIKDFPDIKYSISATTRKPREGEVDGVHYFFKTKEEFEKLIKENGLIEWNEVHGNYYGTPKSFVEKTLAEGNRVLFDLDVFGKINFDKVYPDATGIFILPPSEEELERRLRGRGTDSEEVIQLRLANAKKEIEFAKTKGKYEYTIINDDLQKAADELRAILRQK, from the coding sequence ATGAAAAACAAACTATTCGTAATGAGTGCCGCGAGTGGCGCAGGAAAGACCACCCTCAAGGATCTGGTCATCAAGGATTTTCCGGACATCAAGTATTCCATCTCCGCAACAACCCGCAAACCGCGCGAAGGCGAAGTTGATGGAGTCCACTATTTTTTCAAGACAAAAGAAGAATTCGAAAAGCTCATTAAAGAAAACGGCTTGATTGAATGGAACGAAGTCCACGGCAACTACTACGGAACGCCCAAGAGTTTCGTTGAAAAGACTCTCGCCGAAGGAAATCGCGTGCTGTTCGACCTCGACGTTTTCGGGAAAATCAACTTCGATAAGGTCTACCCCGATGCCACGGGAATCTTCATTTTGCCGCCTAGCGAAGAAGAACTCGAACGCCGCCTCCGCGGACGCGGCACCGATAGCGAAGAAGTCATCCAGCTCCGCCTTGCAAACGCCAAAAAGGAAATTGAATTTGCAAAGACCAAGGGCAAGTACGAATACACGATTATCAATGACGATCTGCAAAAAGCCGCAGACGAACTCCGCGCCATTTTAAGACAGAAGTAA